The Cellulophaga sp. RHA19 genome includes the window AGATGTTTATGTATTAGCAATGCCATACAAAGCTATAGACCAAATATCTGAGCTTTATGCTGGCGAATACGCAAATAGCGTAATACTAGATGCTACAAACCCATATCCAGAAAGAGACGGAGAAATGGCACAAGACGTTAGAGATGCAAACTACAACGCGTCTGAGTATACTGCTATGAAGTTTAGTTCTGCCAAAACAGCAAAAGCTTTTAACACCATTAAAGCTTCAGATTTAAAGAACCGTGCTTTTGAAGACACAGATAAATTATCTGTACCATTTGCAGCACAAGATCAAGAAAGTAAATCTGTAGTAAAAGAATTAATAGAAGATATTGGTTTTGATGCAGTGTATGTTGGTAATTTAAGTGATACCAAAATTATGGATCCAGACCAAGAAATATATGGTTTAAGCACATCTAAATCTAATTTATTAGAAACCATAAACTCTCAAAGATCATTTTAAATAGTAATTACTGCCATTTAAAATAAAATACAAACTTAAAAGAAAAATATGCAAATTATATACGAATACCACGATGTTACAGCAAGCAGTAGATTAGAAGCTATAGCTAAAGAAAAACTAGATAATTTACACAAGAAATTCAATTTTGTACACCGTGCAGATGTATTTTTTAAAGTACAAAACAGGTCTGATGATCAAGAGCAAATTTGCGATATACGTTTAAGTATGCCAGGCCCTAGAATTTTTGCATCTACTAATGCAGATAATTTTGAAGCTGCAATAGCAGAGACTATTCGTGATTTAGAACACCAGCTTAATAAAACAAAAGATAAAATGGGTGTTAGGTAGTATAAATTTAGAATAGCAATTGCTTTTTTAAGCAAGAATGAAGAAAGAAACATCACATTAAAAAAAAATATAATGAACACAGATAAAAAAAATAAAGTTAATACAGATACAGAAACTTATAATTCTAACATTACTGAAGAGGACTTACAAGCCATTGGCAAAAAAGGTTTAAGAGTAGATACAGGTGACGATGAGTTATTATTAAATAGAAAAGAACCGATAGATTTTCAA containing:
- a CDS encoding NADPH-dependent F420 reductase, yielding MKQYNMKIGIIGSGNIGGNLGKHWAKAGHNVMFSSRHPEELGSLVKEAGPNAKAMSVTDTFEAKADVYVLAMPYKAIDQISELYAGEYANSVILDATNPYPERDGEMAQDVRDANYNASEYTAMKFSSAKTAKAFNTIKASDLKNRAFEDTDKLSVPFAAQDQESKSVVKELIEDIGFDAVYVGNLSDTKIMDPDQEIYGLSTSKSNLLETINSQRSF
- the hpf gene encoding ribosome hibernation-promoting factor, HPF/YfiA family; translation: MQIIYEYHDVTASSRLEAIAKEKLDNLHKKFNFVHRADVFFKVQNRSDDQEQICDIRLSMPGPRIFASTNADNFEAAIAETIRDLEHQLNKTKDKMGVR